The genomic window ATACGGCACCGCGCAGCAGGAAAGCGCTGCGGGCCAACCGGATTCGTGGCAACTGCCCGGGCCGCACGTGGTGGCGTCCCCGGTCCGCTACGCTGGCCAGGTGGTGGCGGTGCTCACTCGGCATCAAACGACGCCAGCGGCGGACCAGAACTCCGGTCACCTGGAATCCGCCTACCGCGACTGCGCCACCGACCTGGTGCACATGTTGGCGGAGGGCACTTTTCCCGATGTGCGCGACGTCGCTATGTCGCGTTCCACGCCCCGGGTGGGCGACGGGTTCATTCGCCTCGACGTCGACGGTGTGGTCGCCTACGCCAGCCCCAACGCCCTTTCGGCGTATCACCGCATGGGACTGACCAGCGAGCTGGAGGGCCACAACCTCATCAGGATCACCCGCCCGCTGATCTCCGACTCGTTCGAGGCCCAGGAGGTGGCCGAGCACATCCAGGACCTGCTGGCCGGCGGCAAGAGCATGCGCATGGAGGTCGACGCGGGGGGCGCCACCGTGTTGCTGCGTACCCTGCCGCTGATGGTGCACGGGCGCAGCGCCGGCGCGGCGATCCTCATTCGCGACGTCACCGAGGTGAAGCGGCGGGACCGGGCCCTGATCTCCAAGGACGCCACGATCCGCGAGATCCACCATCGGGTGAAGAACAACCTGCAGACCGTGGCGGCCCTGCTGCGGCTGCAGGCGCGCCGGACGGTCAACGCCGAGGGCCGCGAGGCGCTGAACGAATCGGTGCGCCGGGTGTCGTCGATCGCCCTGGTGCACGACGCCTTGTCGATGTCGGTGGACGAGCAGGTCAACCTGGACGAGGTCATCGACCGCATCCTGCCGATCATGAACGACGTGGCGTCGGTGGACCGCCCGATCCGGATCAACCGTGTCGGCGATCTCGGCGTGCTGGACTCCGACCGCGCGACGGCGCTGATCATGGTGATCACTGAGCTGGTGCAGAACGCGATCGAGCATGCGTTCGACCCGGCGATCCAGGAGGGGTCGGTGACGATTCGCGCCGAGCGCTCGGCGCGCTGGCTCGACGTCGTGGTGCACGACGACGGGCGCGGCCTGCCCGAGGGCTTCAGCCTGGAGAAATCCGACAGTCTGGGGCTGCAGATCGTACGAACGCTGGTGGCCGCCGAACTCGACGGCACGCTGGGCATGCGCGAAGCGCCGCGCGGCGGCACCGATGTGGTGCTGCGGGTGCCGATCGGCCGCCGCGCCCGATTGCTGTTGTAATCCGTGCGGCTGTGGTGGTGCCCGACGTAACAGTGCGGCCCCGACGAATTGTCGGGGCCGCACTGTTACGGAGACTGGGATCAGACTCCGCTGCGAGCCTTCGTCCGGGCGTTGCGGCGCTTCAGTGCACGCCGCTCGTCCTCACTCATGCCGCCCCAGACGCCCGAGTCCTGGCCCGTGTTCAGAGCCCAACCGAGGCACTCTGTGGTCACCGAACACCGATTGCAGACCAGTTTTGCGTCAGCGATCTGCGCGAGCGCGGGGCCGCTGTTCCCTACCGGGAAGAACAGCTCCGGGTCCTCGTCGCGACAGACCGCCTTGTGGCGCCAATCCATAAGTAACTACTCCTCAACTATGTGCGCAGCATCGCGCACTCGCGTTTTATCTTCGGCTCTTTACGCTTGCACGGTAAAGGTCGGTCACCCGAGTACCTCTACGGCTTTTTTGCATGCAACCTTTCGATCGTTTCATAGGCTCAACAGATGTCAATAGCGTGCGTTCGTCCGTGTGCTATCTCACTTTGATCACGCCGTAGCCGAGCCCTAACACCGTTGTACTACACTCACCGGTTACTTTCGACGGAAATTTTTCTTCGGCCGTCCGCACGCGGCGTCGTAGTCCCAGCTCAGCGAGCTTTTTGCTGGGGCGGGGCGGCGACCGGCAGCGCATCGTGGGCGGCCCGGAACGTCATCGTTTCCCGCATGCCCAGGTATTCGCCGTCGAACTGGCTGGCGACCGGCGCTCCCGGCGAGCTGATGCGCAGGCAGGCCGCGTCGTCGTCCCGGACCAGTTGCTTGGCCTGCGGATTCGGCCGCTTGGCCAGCAGCTGACTCAGCAGCCGCAGTGTCGGAATCGTCTTCATCTCGGTGACGGCGAACACGCCGAGCCCGGTTTCGAAGCTGCAGCCGGGGTTGGTCACCATCGGCCGGCTGTTGCTGTAGGTCCACGGCGTGGTGTTGGACACCCAGGCGAAGTTCACTCCGTCGACGGGCTCGCGGCCGGGCAGTTCCAGGGTGAGATTAGGGGCGCGGCGGCTGTAGCCGATCGTGATGGGAATGGCGACCCGCCAATACCGCAGCGGCGTCACTTTCACGCCCTTCTTGCGCTGCGCCTCGACGCCGGCCACCACCTCGGCGTCGACGCCCATGCCCGCGTTGATCACCGCCCACTGCTCGCCGCAGTCGATCAGGCTGATGCGGCGCCACGTCTGGTGGCGGCGGTAGTCGTCGATCAGCTGGATGAGTTGATTGGTGGCCGCGACCGGATCCCGCGAGATCCCCAGCGATCTGGCCAGCACATTGGCCGAGCCGCCGGGCACCACCGCGACCGCGGGCAGGTGCCCCGACGGGTTCGTGGTGCCGGGACGGCCGAGCAACCCGTTGACCACTCCGCTGACCGTGCCGTCGCCGCCGTGTACGACGACCAGGTCCATGCCGTCGGCGACGGCTTTCTGCGCGAGTTCGGTGCCGTGCCCGCGGTGGGTGGTGTGTTCGACGCTGAGTTCGAGGCGGCTCTTGAGCGCGTGCGCCAGCAGATCGCGTCCCGCGGCAGTGGTGGAAGTGGCCGTTGGGTTCACGATCAGCACCGCGCGCATGATGAACGAGCTTATGCGGGGTCGCTATGCCGTGGCCGTGGGGGAAGGGTCGCACGCTCCGAAACGCCGGGTGCCCTGACTACGCTGACGCTGTGACCGCAGCCCCTTCCGCCGTGCGCGGCGCCGGCCTGATCGTCTCGGTGCAGGGCGCGGCCGCGCTGGTGATGGCCGTCACGCTGGTGGTCCGCGCGATCGCCGGGGCCGACCAGCGCGTGGTCAACGGCCTGGGCACGGCGGCGTGGTTCGTCGTGGTGGGTGGCGTGGTGCTCGCCGCAGGCCGCGCGCTGACTCTCGGCAAGCGCTGGGGCCGCGGACCGGCCGTCTTCGCGCAGCTGTTGCTGTTACCGGTGGCCTGGTATCTCGGGGTGGGCTCGCATCAGCTGGGCTTCGGGATTGCGGTGGCCGTCGTGGCGCTGGCGGTGCTGGGCCTGCTGTTCAGTCCGCCCGCGTTGCGCTGGGCCGGCGGCGATCAGCGCGGTCCGGCCAGCTCGGCCAACGGGGACCCGGACAGCCGGTAGGTCGTCCATTCTCGTTGCGGCACTGCGCCGATGCCGTCGTAGAGCGCGACGGCATCGGAGTTCCAGTTCAGCACCGCCCACGACAGCCGCGTGTAGCCGTTGTCGACGCACTCCGCCGCCAGCGCCGCCAGCAGTGCGCGGGCCAGGCCGCGGCGGCGAAACCTCGGACGTACGAACAGGTCTTCGAGATAGATACCGGCGACGCCGTCCCACGTGGAGAAGCTGAGGAACCACAACGCCATCGCCGCGACGTCGCCGTCGACTTCGGCGACGTGCCCGTACACCGTCGGGGCATCGGCGAAAAGCGCTGCCACGATTTGCCTTTCGGTAACCGTGCACTGATCCGGGGCTCGCTCGAATTCGGCCAACCCGTGAATCATGTCGGTGATATCGGCGGCATCGG from Mycobacterium shigaense includes these protein-coding regions:
- a CDS encoding sensor histidine kinase; translated protein: MSTLGDLLAEHTVLPGNAVDHLHAVVGEWQLLADLSFADYLMWVRRDDGVLVCVAQCRPTTAPTVLQTDSVGSVVAADRLSLVAQAFAYGTAQQESAAGQPDSWQLPGPHVVASPVRYAGQVVAVLTRHQTTPAADQNSGHLESAYRDCATDLVHMLAEGTFPDVRDVAMSRSTPRVGDGFIRLDVDGVVAYASPNALSAYHRMGLTSELEGHNLIRITRPLISDSFEAQEVAEHIQDLLAGGKSMRMEVDAGGATVLLRTLPLMVHGRSAGAAILIRDVTEVKRRDRALISKDATIREIHHRVKNNLQTVAALLRLQARRTVNAEGREALNESVRRVSSIALVHDALSMSVDEQVNLDEVIDRILPIMNDVASVDRPIRINRVGDLGVLDSDRATALIMVITELVQNAIEHAFDPAIQEGSVTIRAERSARWLDVVVHDDGRGLPEGFSLEKSDSLGLQIVRTLVAAELDGTLGMREAPRGGTDVVLRVPIGRRARLLL
- the whiB1 gene encoding transcriptional regulator WhiB1, encoding MDWRHKAVCRDEDPELFFPVGNSGPALAQIADAKLVCNRCSVTTECLGWALNTGQDSGVWGGMSEDERRALKRRNARTKARSGV
- a CDS encoding diacylglycerol/lipid kinase family protein; translated protein: MRAVLIVNPTATSTTAAGRDLLAHALKSRLELSVEHTTHRGHGTELAQKAVADGMDLVVVHGGDGTVSGVVNGLLGRPGTTNPSGHLPAVAVVPGGSANVLARSLGISRDPVAATNQLIQLIDDYRRHQTWRRISLIDCGEQWAVINAGMGVDAEVVAGVEAQRKKGVKVTPLRYWRVAIPITIGYSRRAPNLTLELPGREPVDGVNFAWVSNTTPWTYSNSRPMVTNPGCSFETGLGVFAVTEMKTIPTLRLLSQLLAKRPNPQAKQLVRDDDAACLRISSPGAPVASQFDGEYLGMRETMTFRAAHDALPVAAPPQQKAR
- a CDS encoding GNAT family N-acetyltransferase; this translates as MNHTIRRATLSDAADITDMIHGLAEFERAPDQCTVTERQIVAALFADAPTVYGHVAEVDGDVAAMALWFLSFSTWDGVAGIYLEDLFVRPRFRRRGLARALLAALAAECVDNGYTRLSWAVLNWNSDAVALYDGIGAVPQREWTTYRLSGSPLAELAGPR